One stretch of Monomorium pharaonis isolate MP-MQ-018 chromosome 10, ASM1337386v2, whole genome shotgun sequence DNA includes these proteins:
- the LOC105827882 gene encoding putative nuclease HARBI1 — MAANIKQAALLLMRRRQYESSSSSSDDEWEAVCLQRRKRKFRPRIQNYVNVVCLYTDHEFKSHFRMSKGTFEYFLKIIGENLNRKIKDCPTIPPYQQLLMALWKMANMDSYRSICDRFNVGRATALKAVRRVTRVLFLKTSMFIKWPSGDDAIIVMQGFKRAGGFPGIIGAIDGTHIRINAPKENSADYVNRKGYHSIHLQLICDHQNLITHCYAGHPGSVHDQQVFRHSEIADYLNDAEKFPVNSHILGDAAYGLREHLL; from the exons ATGGCCGCTAATATAAAACAAGCCGCGTTGTTGTTAATGCGTCGAAGACAATATGAATCTAGTTCTTCAAGTTCTGACGACGAGTGGGAAGCAGTTTGTCTGCAGAgaagaaaacgaaaatttcGTCCGCgaattcaaaattatgttaatgttGTCTGTCTTTACACAGATCATGAGTTTAAAAGTCATTTTAG AATGTCAAAAGGTACATTTGaatactttctaaaaattattggtgaaaatttaaatagaaaaattaaagattgccCTACAATCCCTCCTTATCAACAATTACTGATGGCACTTTGGAAGATGGCGAATATGGACTCATACag ATCGATTTGTGATCGGTTTAATGTCGGAAGAGCTACAGCTCTTAAAGCAGTACGAAGAGTCACTCGTGTTTTGTTCTTGAAAACCTCAATGTTTATTAAGTGGCCCAGTGGAGATGATGCTATTATTGTAATGCAAGGTTTTAAAAGAGCTGGTGGGTTTCCAGGAATTATCGGAGCTATTGATGGAACTCACATTCGGATTAATGCCCCAAAAGAGAACAGTGCAGATTATGTCAACCGTAAAGGATATCATTCTATCCACTTGCAG TTGATATGTGATCACCAAAACTTAATAACACATTGTTATGCGGGACATCCTGGTTCTGTTCACGATCAACAGGTTTTTCGTCATTCGGAAATAGcagattatttaaatgatgCAGAAAAGTTTCCAGTCAACAGTCATATTCTAGGTGATGCTGCATATGGGTTACGTGAACATTTGTTATGA
- the LOC118647747 gene encoding prostatic spermine-binding protein-like encodes MLCDSRLAFVAGWTGAGRRRTAVLQRQSQGKQHGNDEDVDGGGSDGADGKNKDDVDGGGSDGVDIDDADGDASDGVDIDDADGDASDDIDDVDGGGSDSVDGEDIDNIAGDASDYVDGVGSDGVDGEDIDNIAGGGSDDATGGGSDGVDIDDADGGGSDGADGDSSDGGDIDDDRDGCARFIHVKSRNTTEKLWALPREYGHWLSSSYTLCQGASCSRGSPGSPKSGP; translated from the exons ATGCTTTGCGACTCGCGACTCGCGTTCGTTGCGGGCTGGACCGGCGCCGGGCGCCGGCGGACCGCAGTGTTACAGCGGCAGTCGCAAGGGAAACAAC atggcAACGACGAAGACGTCGATGGAGGTGGCAGCGACGGCGCCGACGGCAAAAACAAAGACGACGTCGACGGCGGTGGCAGCGACGGCGTCGACATCGACGACGCCGACGGCGATGCCAGCGACGGCGTCGACATCGACGATGCCGACGGCGATGCCAGCGACGACATCGACGACGTTGACGGCGGTGGCAGCGACAGCGTCGACGGCGAAGATATCGACAACATCGCCGGCGATGCCAGCGACTACGTCGACGGCGTTGGCAGCGACGGCGTCGACGGCGAAGACATCGACAACATCGCCGGTGGTGGTAGCGACGACGCCACCGGCGGTGGCAGCGACGGCGTCGACATCGACGACGCCGACGGCGGTGGTAGTGACGGCGCCGACGGCGATAGCAGCGACGGCGGAGACATCGACGATGACAGGGACGGCTGCGCCCGGTTTATTCACGTTAAAT CACGGAACACGACCGAAAAATTGTGGGCATTGCCTCGAGAATATGGGCATTGGCTAAGTAGTTCATACACACTTTGTCAGGGGGCGTCTTGTAGCAGAGGATCACCGGGATCACCCAAAAGCGGGCCGTGA